The genomic stretch GATTTGCCCACAACAACATCGTTAGCAACCTGGTGATTTACAGCATCAGTATGATACAGTTCGGCGATTTTTTCAGCATTTCCCTCATTAAAAAGGTCGACCCATTTTTTAACCAAATCTTTTGCTTCCATAACTACTTTTTATTCCGAAAATCATTTATCAAGAAAGTGCTCCCGGTTCACTTCGTCAAAGTGATGGATCACCTGGAAATGCGCATTTCGTATGCCATTATTTATCTCACTTACAATTACAACATTACCGGCACCTGCATTGATAGCGGCTTTAATTCCTGCCTTTGAATCTTCAAAAATCGTCGTATTTTTTTTATCCGTTTTTAAGCTTTCAATGGCCTTGTTAAACAAATCGGGGAAAGGTTTGCCGCGTGTGGAACCGTCGTTGTAAATAATATTTTCGGGTTTGAAATAGTTGAGCAAGTGAAAATTTTCGATAAAAAAATCAACGTTATTTTTAGCTGATGCAGTGGCAATGGCAATTTCAACTCCATTGTTTACTAAAAAGCTGATAAAATCCAGAGCTCCCGGAGCCAAATCCATTCCTTTTTCCAAACACATGGCCCGGTAGATCACTTCTTTTTCTTCGGTATAAAGATCAACTTCTTCAGC from uncultured Draconibacterium sp. encodes the following:
- a CDS encoding HAD family phosphatase; amino-acid sequence: MENRKGVVFDFNGTLFWDTQLQNDSWDQFLAKYNFNLSDEEKLTWVHGINAKDTFEYLFKKELSAEEVDLYTEEKEVIYRAMCLEKGMDLAPGALDFISFLVNNGVEIAIATASAKNNVDFFIENFHLLNYFKPENIIYNDGSTRGKPFPDLFNKAIESLKTDKKNTTIFEDSKAGIKAAINAGAGNVVIVSEINNGIRNAHFQVIHHFDEVNREHFLDK